In Bradyrhizobium sp. 195, the sequence TGAAGCGGCGTCGTTTCAAACAGACTACGACACTCAACGAAAGACTCGCCGACGAAGCCATACGCTGCCGCGAGGAAGCGCGCCGGCTGGCGCCGGGACGCCGCCGCGAGATGCTGCTGCGCCGGGCGCGGCAGGACGAGACCGCCATGCAGATCGATGCCTGGCTGCGCTCGCCCGGCCTGAGGGCGCCGACATGAGCCAGCAATATCGCGCCTACCTCGTCGGCGAGAACGGCGTCTTCCGCTCCGCCGAAGCATTCGAGGCCTCGTCCGACGAGTCCGCTCTCACCTTCGCGCAGCAGTTCACGCGGCACGGCAAGGTGGAGGTATGGCAGCTCGGCCGCAAGATCGCCGTGCTGGACTCGGAGCAGTCCCAGCCGCCGCCGCCGCCCGCGCGATCCCGGCCGACACTGACGCGTCAATGATCGCGTGAGCGCGATCGCGACGTGAGACTGTCGATCTCGAAGCTGAACTTCACCTGCATGATTGGCCCGTTGGCGTCGCGAACGTCGATCGCCATCTGTTGCCTGCCGCCGGTGGGCGACGCAGACAAGACGGCGTCGCGCGCCATGTCGGCAATCGATTTGGCGGCCTCGGCCCGAACCGCGCGCGGGCTGGACAATTCCAGTCCCTCCTCGTCCAGCGCAATTCCCTTGTCGTCGCGAAGGTCAAAGTAATATCGGGGCATGTCCGTATCCTTTGCCCTATTAGGCACGGGGCAAATAAAAGTTTCCAGCGGGCCGAAAAATTCTCCTGAATCCAATGGGTTCCGGGAACGCAACTCCGGCGCGATCGGGCGCGGTTGCGCAGCCTTACTCCTCCGCAAGCTTGCGCTCGATATAGGCATCCACCGTCTCGGCGAACGAGCGCTGCACACCGACCGCCACATCATGCTGATCGAGCGCGTAGCGCTGGAGCACGCGCAGGCCACGCCCGCGGGCGCTGAGCGGCGCCGTGTTCAGAAACTGGTCGATGGCGCCCTTGGCGAGCGGGATGGCCTTGGGATCGCCCCTGGCGATCAGGAGCCGCAACAGGCTCTGGCATTCGGCCAAACCGGGCATGGCTTTGAGCCTCTCAACGTTGCTGCGATGTCGGCTTCGGCCGCTTCACAGGCTGGGTGTGGGTGCCGAACAGTGCCAGCAGAAACGCGACTTCTTCCTTCGAACCGATCTGGATCATGATGATCTCCTTTTCGCTTCGTTGGTCGAGGCCCGGGCGCGCCGAGTTCAGGACAATCGGGTTTCAGCACTGTTTCAGGCGCGTTTCGTCGCGTCTTGGTGCACTAGTGGCATGAAATAAGGCTTGCCAGCCCCCGCGGAGATGCGCTCCCTCTCCCGCTTGCGGGAGAGGGTTGGGGAGAGGGTGTTTCCACAATGGGACAACCCCAAGAGGAGATAGCCCTCACCCGCCTTCGGCGCGACCTCTCCCCCGCGTCATGGCAATCGAAACCGCCGGCCGGCTAGCCAAAAGCCCGCGCGGATTGCTCCACGCGGGCTTTCGCTTGCCGCTTGCGCGGCCTCCCTCGAAAGCTCGGCGCCGTGGTCCACGACGCCGATTGTTGCCTCAGTGCATGTGGCCGATCAGATAAACGCCACCGCCCTCAGTTCGTCGTGCAGACCTTGACGGTCTTCATGCCGGCCTCGGCTTCGGACCGCGTCTTGTAAACGGTGTCGCCGCTGACGACTGTCGTTTCGGTGGTCGTCGGCTTCGATTCCGTGATCGTGCACTTCTTGGTCTTGATGTCCTGCACCACGTAGAACGACTGCGCGAACGCAGGCGCCGCAAACGACGTCAACACCGCAGCGGCAATGATGGTCTTGATGTTCATCGTGTCCTCCTCCAGCAGCCCGGTCATCCGGATCTGTCTTCTACAAACATCAAAAATTGCCACTTGTTCCCGGTCTCGCGCGCGAACCAACCGCGACCTCCAACCTTGACGCGCGGCGCGGAGGGTTCGATGCTGGATCTGAGACTCGCGACGACGTCGCTGGCCATGCCGATTGCGTTGCTCTCCGTGGCGCTGGCCGAGCCGGCCAAAAATCAAGCCCGGCCTGCTGTTCAAGGCGCCGCTGAGGCTCGCCCGATCCGCGTCATCCTTCCGGCCCTCTGGGAGCCTGCGAGGACGCAGGCGCAAGCCCAGGCAGTCAAGTGAGGCGGCGCGAAGGTTGCCGTTTGGTCATGGGAACTCCCAGTCTTTTCGCCAGCCGTTTCACCTTGCATTCATAGGCACGCCCTTAAACCTGCGACCGACGAAACGGCATGTAGGCAGGACCATGTCCTTTGACCCGATGGCCGCTGCGGTCGACTGGCTTGATGCCTACCGCGCCGGCGATATCGACACTGTCCTTGGAATGTACGCCGACGACGCGGTGATCCATTGCGCCTGCGGCGGCATGAAGACGAGCTCGGGCAAGGACGGCCGGCGCGCCTATTGGCGCGACCGCCTCACCAGATATCCCGCGTCCGGCCTCGACAATCTGCAACCGTCCGGAGAGACGGCGGTGGTCTCGTACGTCGCGCGCGGCGGCATCGTCAGCGCGAGCCTGACCTTCGATGCCTCCGGAAAGATCGCCACCCACGTCTGCGGTCCGCAAAACTAGGACGCATGCTCCGTGTTGTCTTCGCGACAGGACGTGGCCGATTCGCCTGAACTGAGGGCCGTTGCAGAGGTCTCGATCTCCCCTCTTCGTCTAACACCGGGAAAAAGTGGAAACTTTCCGGAAAGCGTTGAGTTGGCAGGGACTGGTTTTCGGTGCCGGAGAGTGAGCATGGTCGACGAAGCCGTCTTGAAGAACGCAACGGAGATCGCATGGACGGTGTACCGGGCACGGCATCCTGACGTCGATGCACAGGACAGCCGGCGCTGCCTGCTCGAACGCCACCTGCACCGGACCTGGGAAGAGCGCAAGAGCGATACCGAAGAACTCGCCAGCTTGGGGATGGCGTATCTGCATCGGCTTCCCCGAGACGAATGTTGACGACCATGAAAATGCTGGTCGCGCGCGTAACCCGCGGTAGCACGAGGCCTGTTTGGACGCTGCTCGCGATTTCGTTTCTCCTCTCGGCGATCATCGTGATCGGCTTGCGCATCGCGTTGGGGACCTAGTGCGATGCGGATCGCCCAGCTTGCCCCGTTGGCCGAGAGCGTTCCTCCGAAACTTTACGGCGGCACGGAGCGGGTGATTGCCTGGCTTGTGGACGAGTTGGTCGCGCTCGGACATGACGTCACCCTGTTCGCGACCGGGGATTCGAAAACCAGAGGAAGCCTCCAGGCGGTGTGGCCGCGCGCGCTCCGGCTGGGGCGGAGGGGCGTCGATCCGAACGCCACCTGCGCGTTGCTGATCGAGGCCATCGCCGAGCGCGCACGCGACTTCGACGTGATCCACTGCCATGTCGACTGGTTGGCCCTGCCGGTGCTGAGTCGGACCGGAGTGCCGTTTCTAACGACCATGCACGGTCGGCTCGACCTTCCTGGGCTTCCCAGCGTGATCGGGGCTTTCCCGGACGCCCCCTTCGTCTCAATATCCGACAACCAGCGCCGTGCGCTTCCGGACGCAAACTGGATCGCGACCATTCCGCACGGATTGCCCAGGGACCTGTTTCGACCATCCTTCGAAGCTGGTTCGTATTTGGCTTTTCTCGGGCGGCTCACGGTGGAGAAGGGACCGGAAGATGCCATACGCATCGCACGCGCCGTCGGGATGCCGCTGCAAATCGCGGCCAAGATCCCCCGCGCGGAGACCGCCTACTTCAAGAAGAAGCTCGAGCCCGAGATCGACGGCGAAAAGATCAAACTCGTCGGCGAGGTGGACGAAGCCCGCAAGCAGCCGTTCCTCGCCGGTGCTGCCGCCTTGCTGTTTCCGATCGACTGGCCGGAGCCTTTCGGCCTCGTCATGATCGAGGCGATGGCGTGCGGCACGCCCGTGATCGCCTACCGCTCTGGATCGGTGCCGGAAGTCGTGGAAGACGGCGTCACCGGCTTCATCGTGGACGGCCGGGAGCAGGCGATCGAAGCGGTCAAGGAAGTAGGCCGACTGGACCGACGCAGGATCCGCGCCCGTTTCGAGGAGCGTTTCGCCGCGAGCCGGATGGCGAGGCAGTACGAGGACCGGTACCGCGAGCTGGCCGACCGAGGATGGCGCCGGGCGTAAGGGCATATTCTGTACGCGCAGGATGGGTTGAGCCCTCGCGAAACCCGGCATGCCTCGTCGTCGACGAACGGATTGATGGGTTCGCGTTCGCTCGACCCATCCTACGAGCCAGGGCGTGTGGGACGCCTCTTCAGGCGCCGGTAGCCCACCAATGCGCGCCACTCGAATACGCTGATTAAGATGCCGACCAGTGCAGTCCCGATCCCGCACATTATCAAAATCATTTGGAGCATCGAATCACCGCGTGTCGATGCTCCCGAGCGTACCAAAGTGAAGAATCGTTCCGAAGGCTTATTTGGGCGGTTGCAATCCGGGCGAGGTCAGCCAGTCGCTGAGATGTGAGCCGGTCTCGACGACCCTGGCTCGCTTGAGTAAACCCTCACGTTCCGCACCAGCCGGTAACTGGCTCGCCCGTTCTTTGAGTATATTGGCCTGTTCGGCCATTCGTTCTTCAAGCGAGCGGGTCTGCACGATTCTGCGGCGCTCTCCCATGGCGCGCTCCTCAACTGCTGACTACGATTCCAAACCGCAAAAGTAAGTTCACTTCCGGTCGCAAAACCAGGACGCTTCCGGATTCACACAGCTCCGGGCCGCTGTTAGAAAAATGGCCCCAGCTCGTGGGATATTGGCGGGCATTGGAGCTGGGGCCTATCGGGGTTTGCCCTTGGGGAAGGGCACCGGGAAAACTCGGCAATTGCAGGAATGTTCCTGTCCTAATTTTAAAGTCTGGACATGGCCGGTTCGCCCTAGCGGGGTCAGGCCCAAGAGGAGCCGGCCTGAAAAGCAAGAGGCCGCCACTGAGGCGGCCTCAGTTCATCTTGCGCCGTAGCTGCTTGATGATCTCCCGAAGATCGGCCGCGTACTCCTCGATGACCCGGCGCGCCTCCTCCAAGCGCGACGACTTGGTTTCCTCAGCCTCAGTCTGCTTGTCAGGAGCGGGCATAGCCTAACGATCTGCCCGGGCAGGCCGAGAGGTTTGATCTAGCTCAGCCAAGCTGAGGCGGTCTTTGCTCCGCTGCGTCCTGCACGGTGCGGATTTGCCCGGCGCGACGCGCGAGCTCGTCATAGGTCTTGGCGACCTCGCGCAAGCTTTCCTTCGCCTGGTGATGCTCGCAATTGTCGGCCTTGGTGCGAAACTCCTCCGCTCGCATGCGCCAGTACTTCGGCGGGTGCATACGCTCGATACCCATGACGCCAATCCCTGAAGTGGTCCGTTCATGCGGATCAATGGAGCTTCAGTCCAAGTGTTCCAGCAACCTACTAAAGTAGCAAATTTGGACTCAGTGCGTGGGATGGGGAGAGCACCTCCGAAGCCGATCTGCTTCGTCAGCGGGGCTTTGATGGGTTTCGCTTTCGCGCCCATGCCGCACTCAGCCTGTGGACGCAAACGGCAGGCCGAGCTCGATGCAAGGCGAAGGCGAAGCGGGCAAACGGGACATCGTGGCAATCGTTCCTCACGGACTCACCTGCGCGAGCGCGATCGAAGCTTGGCCGTGCTGCGGCACTCGGCAGCTTCGAACCCGAGAAACCAATTCGAATCTCGCTTGTTGTCGCCGGCACAATCACTTGCAGGAGACAACAACATGACACGTCTAACTCTACTCGCCGCAACCTTGTTGCTGCTCGTCTCGGTGCCCGCGGGCGCCCAGTCGCAGCCTGCGCAAAGCGGGCCGGGCAACAACGCCGTCAACAGTTCGGACCAGAAAAACTCGAACAAGCCGGTCGAGGGCCGCAACAGCTTCACCGAGGGACAGGCGAAGTCGCGGATCGAGGGCGCCGGATATTCCAACGTCTCCGGCCTGCAGAAGGATGACCAGGGCGTCTGGCGCGGCAAGGCCGACAAGGGCGGCACCAAGACCGACGTCAGCCTGGACTTCCAGGGCAACGTGAACCCCACCAAGTAAGGAATCCCAGACATGACCATCACCATCTCCCGCCTCTACGACAATTATTCCGACGCCGAGCGCGCCGTGACCCGGCTCGAGGCGGCCGGCGTGCCGCACTCCGACATCAGCATCGTCGCCAACAATTCGGACAATTGGTACGGCTCCAAGCGCGGCAAGGTCGACCGTGACCGCGACGGCACCGACGATCGTGCGGAAGGCGCCGGCACCGGTGCCGGCATCGGCGCCGGCCTCGGCGGCGCCGCAGGCCTTCTCGCCGGCCTCGGCCTGCTCGCCATTCCCGGCCTCGGGCCGGTCGTGGCTGCAGGATGGCTGGCCTCGACCGCAGCCGGCGCAGCCGCCGGTGCGGCCACGGGTGGAATCGTCGGCGCCCTGACGCAGGCCGGCGTGTCCAAGGAGGATGCCTCGCGCTATGCCGAGGGCGTTCGCCGCGGCGGCACGCTGGTGTCGGCGAAGGTGCCCGATCAGGACCGCACGCGGCTCGATGCACTTCTGCACGAGAAGTCCGTGAACCTTGGAGATCGCAGCGCGGCCTGGCAGAAGTCCGGCTGGACCGACTTCGATGCCGCAAGCCCCCCGCTGTCTCCGGATGACATCGGCCGCGAGCGCGAGCTTTACGGCGCGGGCACGCGGCGATAGCTCTCGTCAGACCCAACTCGAAAGGCCCCGCGGTGCGGGGCCTTTTTTCGTGAGGCGAACCACCTTGCCGCGTCGGGAAAAACAGGCATTTGGCACCAAATTTAGCCAAATCCGCCGCATCGGATTCGGCGGAATGAAATCTCTTCGCGCCATGCTGAAGCATGTCGCTCGCTCTGCTTGCGCGGACGCAATCGGGAGAGCTTCGGAGAGATCGCCATGTATTACGTCGCCGCCGCATTGCTGGTGCTGTCGGGACTGTTCTATTCCGCGAGCCATCACGAGATCGGCTCGCTCGGCGTCACCATGTGCACCTATGGCAGCCGGTTCTGCGACAACCCGCTGATCGTCTTTTCCGGCGCGGCGCTGGCCGCCGCCTGGGGCATGTTCGTCAGCGTCAAGTAGCGAGCGCGCAAGACTTCCATCGCTGCGTTCAAGTCCGCGCCTGGACGCGAGGCCTGCGCCGGGACCGGAGGCGTTCGAGAATTCTTGCGATGATGGCACTCTACAGGTGTTTTGCCCCACGGTCAAGTTGAATTAGACTTATCCGAAACGACGATCTCCGGCATGGTAGGAACATTCGTTCTCTCATTAGCATTTGCTAGTGAGAACACCGCCACCGATCGAGGTCTTCCCTTCCATGAGCGACAGCGCCGTCAACCCGACGAAACCCTCGCCGACGCTGTTGCAGAGGCTCGGGCCGGGCCTGATCACCGGCGCTGCCGACGACGATCCGTCGGGCATCGCCACCTATTCCCAGGCCGGCGCGCAATTCGGCTATGGGCTGCTCTGGACGGTGTTTCTGACCACACCGTTCATGATCGCCATCCAGCTCGTCAGCGCGCAGATCGGCCGCGTCACCGGCAAGGGGCTCGCGGCCAACGTCATGAAGGTCGCGCCGCGCTGGGCGGTGCTGACGCTTGTCGCCATGCTCGTCGCCGCGAACACATTCAACATCGCCGCCGACATCGCCGCGATGGCCGAGGCGCTCTCGCTCGTCATCGGCGGGCTCAACCACGAGCACGCCCTGATCTTCGCGGCGGGCTCGACCCTGCTGCAGGTGTTTCTGCCCTATCGCCGCTATTCGCCGGTGCTCAAATTCCTCACCTTGGCGCTGTTTGCCTATGTCGCGACCGCCTTCACCGTCAAGATCCCGTGGAGCACGGCGCTGCTCGCCGCGGTCTGGCCCAAGGCCAATGTCAGCGCCGACTATCTCATGATGGTGGTGGCTGTGCTCGGCACCACGATCAGCCCGTATTTGTTCTTCTGGCAGGCTTCGCAGGAGGTCGAGGAGATGAACCAGGGCGATCGCGACAAGCCCCTGCGCGAGCTCAAGCGCGGCGGCACGCACGAGCTCGACCGCATCAAGACCGACACCATATCGGGCATGCTGCTCTCCAACGGCATCGCCTTCTTCATCATTCTGACCACCGCGTCGGTGCTGCACGCCAACGGCGTCACCAAAATCAATTCGGCGACGGAGGCGGCCGAAGCGTTGCGGCCGCTCGCCGGGGACTTCACCTTCGCGCTGTTCGCGCTCGGTATCATCGGCACGGGCCTGCTCGCGATCCCCGTGCTGGCGGGCGCGGCCGCTTATGGCGTCTCGGAGATCTTCGGCTGGCGCGCCACGCTGGAGGCCAAGCCCGACGAGGCGGTCGGCTTCTACACCATCATTGCCGCGGCAACCATCATCGGCTTCGGCCTCGGCTTCACGGGCATAGACTCGATCCACATGCTGGTCTGGAGCGCGGTGCTCAACGGCATCGTCGCCGTCCCCATCATGGCGATGATGATGCTGATCGTGTCGAGCCGCGCGATCATGGGTCGCTTCAGGGCCCGGTCATGGCTGATTGCGCTCGGCTGGCTCGGCACCGCGCTGATGGCGCTGGCCGTTCTCGCTCTGCTCGGCTCGTCGATGATGGGCTGACGAAGCTACGGCGTCACCGGATTGACGGTTGGCGACGTATTTGGCCCCGGCCGCGCCGGCTCGATCGGCGACTTCGGTCTGGTCGGGAGCACCGCGGCGCCAGCGGCCCGTGCTGCCTCTCCCGTGGTTGCATACATCGCAACATGGGCTGGCTGGGTCTTGGCGCGATTCCATGGGCCGTGGTCGACGATCAGCATTGCTGCAATCGTCACACCAGCCACGATGAGCGCGATCACGCCGGGATGGCGGAGGGCGCTGGAAATAGAGCTCGCGAAACGACCACTTGTCATCGAAGGATCCGCTATTGTCCTCTCGCAGGTTAATTCAAAACCGCCCCTCCCGGTTCCCGCATCTCTCCCGGCATGTTCCAGGCCAGCATGGCGCTTCTGCGGCAGCAAAGCGCCCGCGGCCATTTCCCTTGCAGCGCACAAGCGCCGTCCGCCGATTCACTCGCCCGGAGCGATCGCGTTGCTCGGCGTCGGCCGGTCGGTGATCTGCTGGCCGAACAGGCTGCCGATCAGTTCGACAGCAGTGCGCGCCGTCCGACCGCGTTCGTCGAGAAAGGGATTGAGCTCGACGATGTCGACCGATCCGACCACGCCGGAATCGTGCAATAGCTCCATGATCAGATGTGCCTCGCGATAGGTCGCGCCACCCGGCACCGTGGTGCCGACACCCGGCGCCACGCATGGATCGAGGAAGTCGACGTCGAAGCTGACATGCAGTACGCCGTTGCTCGCTTTGACCCGCTCGATGACCCGCCGGATCAACACGGCGACGCCGAACTCGTCGATCTGGCGCATGTCGACGACCCTGATCCGACGTGCGCGCATCAGCTCCTTT encodes:
- a CDS encoding DUF6894 family protein; translated protein: MPRYYFDLRDDKGIALDEEGLELSSPRAVRAEAAKSIADMARDAVLSASPTGGRQQMAIDVRDANGPIMQVKFSFEIDSLTSRSRSRDH
- a CDS encoding nuclear transport factor 2 family protein gives rise to the protein MSFDPMAAAVDWLDAYRAGDIDTVLGMYADDAVIHCACGGMKTSSGKDGRRAYWRDRLTRYPASGLDNLQPSGETAVVSYVARGGIVSASLTFDASGKIATHVCGPQN
- a CDS encoding glycosyltransferase family 4 protein is translated as MRIAQLAPLAESVPPKLYGGTERVIAWLVDELVALGHDVTLFATGDSKTRGSLQAVWPRALRLGRRGVDPNATCALLIEAIAERARDFDVIHCHVDWLALPVLSRTGVPFLTTMHGRLDLPGLPSVIGAFPDAPFVSISDNQRRALPDANWIATIPHGLPRDLFRPSFEAGSYLAFLGRLTVEKGPEDAIRIARAVGMPLQIAAKIPRAETAYFKKKLEPEIDGEKIKLVGEVDEARKQPFLAGAAALLFPIDWPEPFGLVMIEAMACGTPVIAYRSGSVPEVVEDGVTGFIVDGREQAIEAVKEVGRLDRRRIRARFEERFAASRMARQYEDRYRELADRGWRRA
- a CDS encoding general stress protein; amino-acid sequence: MTITISRLYDNYSDAERAVTRLEAAGVPHSDISIVANNSDNWYGSKRGKVDRDRDGTDDRAEGAGTGAGIGAGLGGAAGLLAGLGLLAIPGLGPVVAAGWLASTAAGAAAGAATGGIVGALTQAGVSKEDASRYAEGVRRGGTLVSAKVPDQDRTRLDALLHEKSVNLGDRSAAWQKSGWTDFDAASPPLSPDDIGRERELYGAGTRR
- a CDS encoding NRAMP family divalent metal transporter, which encodes MSDSAVNPTKPSPTLLQRLGPGLITGAADDDPSGIATYSQAGAQFGYGLLWTVFLTTPFMIAIQLVSAQIGRVTGKGLAANVMKVAPRWAVLTLVAMLVAANTFNIAADIAAMAEALSLVIGGLNHEHALIFAAGSTLLQVFLPYRRYSPVLKFLTLALFAYVATAFTVKIPWSTALLAAVWPKANVSADYLMMVVAVLGTTISPYLFFWQASQEVEEMNQGDRDKPLRELKRGGTHELDRIKTDTISGMLLSNGIAFFIILTTASVLHANGVTKINSATEAAEALRPLAGDFTFALFALGIIGTGLLAIPVLAGAAAYGVSEIFGWRATLEAKPDEAVGFYTIIAAATIIGFGLGFTGIDSIHMLVWSAVLNGIVAVPIMAMMMLIVSSRAIMGRFRARSWLIALGWLGTALMALAVLALLGSSMMG